AGATACGAGGTTGGAGAAGAAGGGTGAGCGGGAGGCTCACCCTTTTTTTGGAGGTAGGATCATGAGAGTACTGGTGAAACTGAGTGGAGAAGCACTATCCGGTGAAGGAAAAAAAGGTTTCGATCCAGAAAAGATATCTTATCTCACTTCGGAGATAAAGAAAGTGGTTGAAAAGGGTTATAGGATAGGAATAGTGGTGGGGGCTGGGAATCTGTTCAGGGGCAGTGAACTGAAAGATCTGTCCAAAGAAAGAGCGGACCAAATAGGCCTTCTTGGAACCGTCATGAACGCGGTATACTTGAAGGACTGTTTTGAGAAGGAGGGCTTGAAGACGAAGATTTTCTCGCAGATAGTGAACCTTCCCGATGTGGAGAGTATAAATTATGATTCGATCGAATCGGCCATCAAGAACAATTTCGTTTTGATATTCGCCGGTGGAACCAGCAATCCGTTCTTCACCACGGATACCGCTGCCGTTTTACGTGCGAGGGAGATGAAAGCGCAGATCATTGTAAAGGCGACGAAAGTGGATGGAATCTACGACAAAGATCCAAAAAAGTTTCCAGACGCCAGAAAAATCGAACACCTGACCCTCTCCGAGGCGATGAAAATGGGTATTGAAGTTATGGACGCCGAAGCCTTTGCCCTTTGCAGAAAGCTGGGTATAATCGTCAAGGTTATAAATTTCTTCGAACCGAATTCACTTTTGAAGGTCCTGAGAGGGGAAAACATCGGAAGTACCGTTTTACCCGATTAGTCGATATACCTTCCTTTCGTCTCTCTT
The nucleotide sequence above comes from Thermotoga sp.. Encoded proteins:
- the pyrH gene encoding UMP kinase; its protein translation is MRVLVKLSGEALSGEGKKGFDPEKISYLTSEIKKVVEKGYRIGIVVGAGNLFRGSELKDLSKERADQIGLLGTVMNAVYLKDCFEKEGLKTKIFSQIVNLPDVESINYDSIESAIKNNFVLIFAGGTSNPFFTTDTAAVLRAREMKAQIIVKATKVDGIYDKDPKKFPDARKIEHLTLSEAMKMGIEVMDAEAFALCRKLGIIVKVINFFEPNSLLKVLRGENIGSTVLPD